A portion of the Aquicoccus sp. G2-2 genome contains these proteins:
- the murJ gene encoding murein biosynthesis integral membrane protein MurJ produces MNPIRLFSGFLTVGFWTLASRVLGFVREAMILAYIGPGPQMDAFVAAFRLPNMFRRFFAEGAFNAAFVPQFSKRFEAGEDAQGFAQEAFNGLAFAVLTLTAIGMIFMPAFVWATASGFAEDQRFDLTVSFGHIVFPYILFMSLGALFSGVLNATGRFAVAAAAPVLLNIFVVLAMVTGAAMGGEVVRWLIWAVPVAGVAQLALVWFAAHRAGIRIRPGRPRWSPAMKHLVVVALPAALSSGVMQINLLVGQQVASYTEKAASWLFAADRLYQLPLGVVGIAVGIVLLPDLSRRLRDDDDAGARNAFSRAGEISLALTIPSAVALLVIPLPLVSVLFERGELTPDDTAAIALATAIYALGLPAFVLQKVLQPLYFAREDTRSPFHFALWAMLINAAVAIGLHPWLGWTAPALATTAAGWAMVWLLARGARPMGDVARFDARFRRRIWRIIVAAMAMGAVLWGVNLLLGPLITAPGWRYLALLILVGAGMLSYALIGQLLGAFALREFRASMRRG; encoded by the coding sequence ATGAACCCCATCCGCCTCTTCTCCGGCTTTCTCACTGTCGGCTTCTGGACCCTCGCCTCCCGCGTGCTCGGCTTTGTGCGCGAAGCGATGATTTTGGCCTATATCGGCCCCGGCCCACAGATGGACGCTTTCGTTGCCGCTTTCCGCCTGCCCAACATGTTCCGCCGGTTCTTTGCCGAGGGTGCGTTCAACGCGGCCTTCGTGCCGCAATTCTCCAAACGCTTCGAGGCGGGCGAGGATGCGCAGGGCTTTGCCCAAGAGGCGTTCAACGGGCTGGCCTTCGCGGTGCTCACGCTCACCGCCATCGGCATGATCTTCATGCCGGCCTTCGTCTGGGCGACCGCGTCGGGCTTTGCCGAGGATCAACGCTTCGATCTCACCGTCAGCTTCGGCCACATCGTTTTCCCCTACATCCTCTTCATGTCGCTCGGGGCGCTGTTTTCCGGCGTGCTCAACGCCACAGGCCGGTTCGCCGTTGCCGCAGCCGCGCCAGTGCTGCTCAATATCTTCGTGGTACTCGCCATGGTCACCGGCGCCGCGATGGGCGGCGAAGTGGTGCGCTGGCTGATCTGGGCCGTGCCGGTGGCCGGGGTGGCGCAGCTTGCGCTGGTCTGGTTTGCTGCCCATCGCGCCGGTATCCGCATTCGCCCCGGCCGCCCGCGCTGGAGCCCGGCAATGAAGCACCTCGTCGTGGTGGCCCTGCCCGCTGCGCTTTCCTCTGGCGTGATGCAAATCAACCTGCTGGTCGGTCAACAGGTCGCCTCCTACACCGAAAAAGCCGCTAGCTGGCTCTTTGCCGCCGACCGGCTCTATCAATTGCCGCTCGGTGTGGTTGGCATCGCGGTGGGCATCGTTTTGCTGCCCGATCTCTCCCGCCGCCTGCGCGACGATGACGATGCGGGCGCGCGCAACGCATTTTCTCGTGCCGGGGAAATATCGTTGGCGCTCACCATCCCTTCGGCGGTGGCGTTGCTGGTCATTCCCCTGCCGCTTGTCTCCGTCCTGTTCGAGCGCGGCGAACTTACCCCCGACGACACCGCCGCCATCGCGCTGGCCACCGCGATCTATGCATTGGGCCTGCCCGCATTCGTGCTGCAAAAAGTGCTTCAGCCGCTCTATTTCGCCCGCGAAGACACCCGCTCGCCGTTTCACTTCGCGCTCTGGGCGATGCTGATCAACGCCGCCGTGGCGATCGGGCTGCACCCCTGGCTTGGCTGGACCGCACCGGCACTTGCCACCACGGCAGCTGGCTGGGCGATGGTCTGGCTGCTGGCGCGCGGGGCGCGGCCGATGGGCGATGTCGCACGCTTCGACGCGCGCTTCCGTCGCCGCATCTGGCGCATCATCGTGGCCGCCATGGCGATGGGCGCGGTGCTCTGGGGCGTCAACCTGCTGCTCGGCCCGCTGATCACCGCGCCCGGCTGGCGCTATCTCGCGCTGCTTATTCTGGTCGGAGCGGGCATGTTGAGCTATGCCCTCATCGGCCAACTCCTCGGTGCCTTCGCGCTCCGCGAATTCCGTGCCTCCATGCGCCGGGGCTAA
- a CDS encoding [protein-PII] uridylyltransferase yields the protein MFPGLPAARDDLIRPADEIFDRQEICLALRTVCETVHDPTILRKEVVMILSAARTQGMERIFEAFAAEPFNARRTIRAYSWLTDCLITCCYHMACTHLHPEPGQQPDTALSLVAVGGYGRGEMAPGSDVDLLFLTPGKITPWAENVIETVLYVLWDLRLKVGHASRTVQECLDLGRDDFTIRTALLEHRFIIGDAALARTLHKSLRKTLFKGTGREFTEAKLAERDARHLKYGERYVVEPNVKEGKGGLRDLQSMFWIAKYVHGVETVTALVKLKVFRPEEIENFRDAENFLWAVRCHLHLVSGRPNEQLTFDMQVAVAERMGYSDKGGRRAVEHFMQDYFRSATRVGDLTRIFLTFLEASHVKSEPLLERIFNRRRKLKENYKVVHGRLALVSDKKFLSDPLNILRLFEEGLRTGMLIHPNAMRLVVANLDKIDDKMRANREANRIFLDLLLKHGNPERALRRMNELDVLAAFIPEFAPVVAMMQFNMYHAYTVDEHTIQVIANFNRIEQGELEEELPVSSEIMRVGFNRRVLMVAMLCHDIGKGRDRDHSVLGAQISRSVTRRLGLSKAECDTVEWLVRYHLLMSDMAQKRDIADPRTVRDFAKAVGSVKRLDLLLLLTTCDIRGVGPNTWNNWKAVLLRALYRQTRVALEEGMEALSRGVRGTEAKKNLRAALPDWSAADLKRETARHYDPYWQGLHVTAHVVFAQLLRGIDTDEVRIDLHPDEDRDATRACFAMADHPGIFSRMCGALALVGANIVDARTFTSKDGFATAAFWVQDAQGHPYAAHKLKRLEAMIHKTLSGEVIAREAIADRDKLKKRERAFKVPTSITFDNEGSEIYTIVEVDTRDRPGLLFDLTRTLANMNVYIASAVIATFGEQVVDSFYVKDMFGLKFHAASKQKALERKLREAIAQGVKRAGG from the coding sequence ATCTTTCCCGGCCTTCCGGCGGCGCGGGACGATCTGATTCGTCCCGCTGATGAGATTTTCGACCGTCAGGAAATATGCCTTGCGCTGCGGACCGTCTGCGAAACCGTCCACGATCCCACCATCCTGCGCAAGGAAGTGGTGATGATCCTCTCGGCCGCCCGCACGCAGGGCATGGAGCGCATCTTCGAGGCGTTCGCCGCAGAACCGTTCAACGCGCGGCGCACCATCCGCGCTTATAGCTGGCTCACCGATTGCCTGATCACCTGCTGCTATCACATGGCCTGCACCCACCTGCATCCCGAACCGGGACAGCAGCCCGACACAGCCCTTTCACTGGTCGCGGTGGGTGGCTATGGCCGTGGCGAAATGGCGCCGGGCTCAGATGTGGATCTGCTGTTCCTCACGCCCGGCAAAATTACCCCTTGGGCCGAGAACGTAATCGAAACCGTGCTCTATGTGCTGTGGGACCTGCGGTTGAAGGTCGGCCATGCCTCACGCACGGTGCAAGAGTGCCTTGACCTCGGGCGGGACGATTTCACCATCCGCACTGCTCTGCTTGAACACCGTTTCATCATCGGCGATGCCGCACTGGCGCGAACCCTGCACAAATCCTTGCGCAAGACTCTGTTCAAGGGCACCGGGCGAGAGTTCACCGAAGCCAAACTCGCGGAACGCGATGCGCGCCATCTCAAATATGGCGAACGCTACGTGGTTGAACCCAATGTGAAAGAAGGCAAGGGAGGCCTGCGCGATCTGCAATCAATGTTCTGGATTGCCAAATATGTTCACGGCGTCGAAACCGTCACCGCATTGGTGAAACTCAAGGTCTTCCGCCCTGAAGAAATCGAAAACTTCCGCGACGCCGAAAACTTCCTTTGGGCGGTGCGCTGCCATTTGCATCTCGTCTCGGGCCGCCCAAACGAACAGCTTACCTTCGACATGCAGGTCGCCGTGGCCGAGCGCATGGGCTACAGCGACAAAGGCGGGCGCCGCGCGGTCGAGCATTTCATGCAGGATTATTTCCGCTCCGCCACCCGTGTCGGCGATCTCACGCGAATCTTCCTCACCTTCCTTGAGGCCTCGCATGTGAAGAGTGAGCCGCTTTTGGAGCGCATCTTCAACCGCCGCCGCAAACTAAAAGAAAACTACAAGGTCGTGCATGGCCGTCTGGCTTTGGTCAGCGACAAGAAATTTCTCTCCGACCCGCTTAATATCCTGCGTTTGTTCGAGGAAGGTCTGCGCACCGGGATGCTGATCCATCCCAACGCGATGCGCCTTGTCGTCGCCAATCTCGACAAGATCGACGACAAAATGCGCGCCAACCGCGAAGCCAACCGCATCTTCCTTGATCTGCTGCTGAAGCACGGCAATCCCGAACGCGCCCTGCGCCGGATGAACGAGTTGGACGTGCTTGCCGCCTTCATCCCCGAATTTGCCCCGGTCGTGGCGATGATGCAATTCAACATGTATCACGCCTATACCGTCGATGAGCATACCATTCAGGTAATCGCCAATTTCAACCGCATCGAACAGGGCGAGCTTGAAGAAGAACTGCCGGTTTCCTCGGAAATCATGCGCGTCGGCTTCAACCGCCGGGTGCTGATGGTGGCCATGCTGTGCCACGATATCGGCAAGGGCCGCGACCGCGACCATTCGGTGCTGGGCGCGCAAATCTCGCGCAGTGTGACCCGCCGGTTGGGCCTTTCCAAAGCCGAGTGCGACACCGTGGAATGGCTGGTGCGCTATCACCTTTTGATGTCGGACATGGCGCAAAAGCGCGACATTGCCGACCCGCGCACCGTGCGCGATTTCGCCAAGGCCGTCGGCTCGGTCAAACGGCTCGACCTGCTATTGCTGCTGACCACCTGCGACATTCGCGGCGTTGGCCCGAATACATGGAACAACTGGAAAGCGGTGCTTTTGCGCGCGCTCTATCGGCAAACCCGCGTCGCGCTTGAGGAAGGCATGGAAGCCCTCTCGCGCGGAGTGCGCGGCACCGAGGCCAAGAAGAACCTGCGCGCCGCCCTGCCCGATTGGAGCGCGGCCGACCTCAAGCGCGAAACCGCGCGCCATTATGACCCGTACTGGCAAGGGTTGCACGTCACCGCGCATGTCGTCTTCGCCCAGCTGCTCAGAGGGATCGACACCGATGAGGTCCGCATCGACCTGCACCCTGATGAGGACCGCGACGCCACCCGCGCCTGTTTCGCAATGGCCGATCATCCCGGTATCTTCTCACGAATGTGCGGCGCGCTCGCGTTGGTCGGGGCCAATATCGTCGATGCGCGCACATTTACCTCGAAAGACGGCTTTGCCACCGCCGCCTTCTGGGTGCAGGATGCGCAAGGCCACCCTTATGCCGCCCACAAGCTAAAGCGGCTGGAAGCGATGATCCACAAGACCCTGAGCGGCGAAGTCATCGCGCGCGAGGCCATTGCCGACCGCGACAAGCTCAAGAAACGCGAACGCGCCTTCAAGGTGCCAACCTCGATCACCTTCGACAATGAAGGGTCCGAGATTTACACCATTGTCGAGGTCGACACCCGCGACCGCCCCGGCCTGCTTTTCGACCTGACCCGCACCCTTGCCAACATGAACGTCTATATCGCCTCCGCAGTGATCGCCACATTCGGCGAACAGGTGGTCGACAGCTTTTATGTGAAAGACATGTTTGGCCTGAAATTTCACGCGGCCAGCAAACAAAAAGCACTTGAACGCAAACTGCGCGAGGCCATCGCCCAAGGCGTCAAACGCGCCGGAGGCTAA
- a CDS encoding penicillin-binding protein activator — protein sequence MFAVLTQIRKSAARLLAFASILWLAACQPIAIGGGGATNGGPSINPSAPVPVALLVPRGSASASDDHLAGALENAARLAVSDLDGVQIDLRVYPTAGNAAQAQSAALQAVNEGAKIILGPVFAESANAVGVAVARKGVNVLAFSNNTSIAGGNVFVLGPTFSNSANRLVGFANRQGKNRILVVYSNNVSGQAGRNAIESAVSANGATLAGTVDYEFSQPGVIDAVSRVKQAATSNQANAIFLTANTAGALPLFAQMLPEAGLSPATTQFIGLSRWDIPAQTLALPGVQGGWFAMPDPGKAQAFAAHYSAAYGEAPHPIAALAYDGIAAIGALVKSGKSNALTGAALTQGAGFQGASGIFRLLPNGTNQRGLAVAQIRDKKVVVIDPAPRSFGGAGY from the coding sequence ATGTTTGCCGTTTTGACCCAGATCCGCAAGAGCGCCGCGCGTTTGCTGGCGTTTGCCTCGATCCTCTGGCTTGCGGCCTGCCAGCCGATTGCCATCGGTGGGGGCGGTGCCACCAACGGCGGGCCGAGCATCAATCCATCCGCCCCGGTGCCGGTGGCGCTTCTGGTGCCGCGCGGCTCGGCAAGTGCCAGTGATGATCATCTTGCCGGCGCGCTGGAAAATGCCGCCCGGTTGGCGGTCTCCGATCTCGACGGGGTCCAGATAGACCTCAGGGTCTATCCCACTGCGGGCAACGCGGCACAGGCACAGAGTGCCGCCCTGCAAGCGGTCAACGAAGGCGCCAAGATTATTCTCGGTCCGGTCTTCGCCGAATCCGCCAACGCCGTAGGCGTCGCCGTTGCACGCAAAGGGGTCAACGTGCTGGCGTTTTCCAACAACACCTCGATCGCTGGCGGCAATGTCTTTGTGCTCGGGCCGACTTTCAGCAACAGCGCCAACCGGCTGGTCGGCTTTGCCAACCGTCAGGGCAAAAATCGCATACTGGTGGTCTATTCCAACAACGTATCCGGCCAAGCCGGCCGCAATGCAATCGAAAGCGCCGTCTCCGCAAATGGTGCAACTTTGGCAGGCACCGTGGACTACGAATTTTCCCAGCCGGGCGTGATTGACGCGGTTTCGCGCGTCAAACAGGCGGCCACTTCCAATCAGGCCAATGCCATCTTCCTGACCGCCAACACCGCGGGTGCCTTGCCGCTCTTTGCCCAGATGCTTCCCGAAGCCGGACTCAGCCCCGCAACGACGCAGTTTATCGGCCTCTCGCGCTGGGATATCCCGGCTCAGACGCTTGCCCTTCCCGGCGTGCAGGGCGGTTGGTTCGCGATGCCCGACCCCGGCAAAGCGCAGGCTTTCGCCGCTCATTACAGCGCCGCTTATGGCGAAGCTCCGCACCCGATTGCCGCACTGGCCTATGACGGGATCGCGGCTATCGGCGCGCTGGTGAAATCCGGCAAGTCCAACGCCCTTACAGGAGCCGCCCTCACCCAAGGCGCGGGCTTTCAGGGTGCTTCCGGCATCTTCCGCCTGCTTCCCAACGGCACCAATCAGCGCGGCCTCGCCGTTGCTCAGATACGCGACAAGAAAGTGGTTGTCATTGACCCAGCCCCACGCTCGTTCGGCGGTGCCGGGTACTGA
- the rsmI gene encoding 16S rRNA (cytidine(1402)-2'-O)-methyltransferase → MVNPNDNRPALTPGLYLIATPIGTARDITLRALDILGAADVIAAEDTRSMRRLMDIHGIARAGRPLVAYHEHSSEMVRQKLIAALNEGKSVVYGAEAGTPMVSDPGFELARAVRGADLPVIVAPGASAALTALLASGLPTDRFFFAGFLPSSGGKRKTALGELSEVPGTLVFYESPHRIAATLADAAESLGGDREAAVCRELTKKFEEILRGSLSELAAKTRDVSLKGEIVLVISRGNLPIISEIDVDSALIDILEHGSVRDAADQVAAATGLKRRDLYQRALALSRGDG, encoded by the coding sequence GTGGTGAATCCAAATGACAACCGCCCCGCGCTTACGCCGGGGCTTTACCTGATCGCCACACCGATCGGGACAGCGCGCGATATTACCTTGCGGGCACTAGATATTCTTGGCGCAGCCGATGTGATAGCGGCGGAAGACACCCGCTCGATGCGGCGGCTGATGGATATTCACGGGATTGCTCGTGCCGGACGCCCGCTTGTGGCTTATCACGAGCATAGCAGCGAGATGGTGCGTCAAAAGTTGATCGCCGCGCTGAACGAGGGCAAATCGGTGGTCTATGGCGCTGAAGCGGGCACGCCGATGGTCTCTGACCCGGGGTTTGAGCTGGCCCGCGCGGTACGGGGTGCGGATTTGCCGGTGATTGTGGCGCCGGGCGCCTCTGCGGCGCTGACCGCACTGCTGGCGTCTGGATTGCCGACGGACCGGTTCTTTTTCGCGGGGTTTTTGCCGTCATCCGGCGGTAAGCGTAAAACCGCGTTAGGCGAGCTTTCCGAGGTGCCGGGCACGCTGGTGTTTTACGAATCACCCCACCGCATCGCGGCGACTCTGGCGGATGCGGCGGAGAGTCTTGGAGGGGACAGAGAGGCGGCAGTTTGCCGGGAGTTGACCAAGAAATTCGAAGAGATTCTGCGTGGATCACTCTCTGAGTTGGCGGCGAAAACCCGTGATGTATCGCTCAAAGGGGAGATTGTGTTGGTTATTTCTCGGGGAAATTTACCAATAATTAGTGAAATTGATGTGGACTCAGCATTGATTGATATACTTGAACATGGGTCTGTCAGGGACGCCGCCGATCAGGTGGCAGCCGCGACGGGGCTGAAACGGCGCGATCTCTATCAGCGGGCTCTGGCGCTTTCGCGTGGTGACGGTTGA
- a CDS encoding YraN family protein: MTKIYKESAFTGAQPVSPRRRRRGKKAYHSGLAAEEQIARDYERRGFTVERRRWRGQRGEIDLVIRDGAALVFVEVKASSDFARAAESLGAAQMQRICGAAEEYLAGEPQELLTETRFDVALVNGVGAVAILENAFGQV; encoded by the coding sequence ATGACAAAAATTTACAAGGAAAGTGCATTTACCGGGGCGCAGCCGGTGAGCCCGAGGCGACGGCGGCGCGGTAAGAAAGCGTATCACTCTGGTCTGGCGGCAGAAGAACAAATTGCGCGCGACTATGAACGGCGTGGTTTTACGGTTGAGCGGCGACGCTGGCGTGGGCAGCGGGGCGAGATTGATCTGGTGATCCGCGATGGCGCTGCGCTGGTGTTCGTGGAAGTGAAAGCGAGTTCGGATTTCGCGCGTGCCGCTGAAAGTCTGGGGGCGGCGCAGATGCAGCGCATTTGCGGTGCCGCAGAGGAATATCTGGCTGGCGAACCTCAAGAGCTTCTGACCGAAACCCGGTTCGATGTGGCATTGGTGAATGGCGTTGGCGCTGTGGCAATTCTTGAGAATGCGTTCGGTCAAGTCTGA
- the gshB gene encoding glutathione synthase, translating to MKIAFQMDPIGPINIDADSTFRLAEEAQARGHELFYYLPEHLAFQEGRVTARGWPLQVQRVEGDHYRLGALQEVDLQAFDVVWLRQDPPFDMFYITTTHILDRIHPETLVVNDPFWVRNYPEKLLVLDFPDLTPPTTIARDLETIRAFKAKHGDIILKPLYGNGGAGVFRLTESDRNLTSLHELFASFSREPLIVQKFLPDVSNGDKRVILVNGAPVGAINRVPAKGETRSNMHVGGRPEKIGLTERDREICARIGPLLREKGQIFVGIDVIGDYLTEINVTSPTGIQELERFDGVNVAAQIWDAIEAKRA from the coding sequence ATGAAGATTGCCTTTCAGATGGACCCGATCGGTCCGATCAATATCGACGCCGACAGCACGTTCCGCCTTGCCGAGGAGGCACAGGCGCGTGGGCATGAATTGTTTTATTATTTGCCCGAACATCTGGCCTTTCAGGAAGGGCGCGTGACGGCGCGCGGCTGGCCTTTGCAGGTGCAACGGGTCGAGGGCGATCATTATCGGCTGGGCGCGTTGCAGGAGGTGGATTTGCAGGCGTTCGATGTGGTCTGGCTGCGCCAGGACCCGCCATTCGACATGTTCTATATCACCACTACGCATATCTTGGACCGGATCCATCCCGAAACGCTGGTGGTGAACGACCCGTTCTGGGTGCGCAATTACCCCGAGAAACTGCTGGTGCTCGACTTTCCCGACCTGACACCGCCGACCACGATTGCCCGTGATCTTGAGACGATCCGCGCGTTCAAGGCAAAGCATGGCGACATCATCCTGAAGCCGCTTTATGGCAATGGCGGTGCGGGCGTTTTCCGGCTGACCGAGAGCGACCGCAACCTGACTTCGCTGCACGAACTGTTCGCCTCGTTTTCGCGTGAGCCGTTGATTGTGCAGAAATTTCTGCCCGATGTTTCAAATGGCGACAAGCGGGTTATCCTTGTTAATGGCGCGCCGGTCGGGGCGATAAACCGGGTGCCGGCAAAAGGCGAGACGCGCTCGAATATGCATGTGGGCGGACGGCCCGAAAAAATCGGGCTGACTGAGCGTGATCGGGAAATTTGCGCGCGCATTGGCCCGCTTTTGCGCGAAAAAGGGCAGATCTTCGTGGGTATTGACGTGATCGGCGACTATTTGACCGAGATCAACGTGACATCGCCCACGGGCATTCAGGAACTGGAACGGTTCGACGGTGTGAACGTGGCGGCGCAGATTTGGGATGCAATCGAGGCGAAGCGGGCATGA
- a CDS encoding alpha/beta hydrolase, which translates to MSLRARLINRALRLIEKPRLTRCQEPESLRRGFERNAWLWFHGPRGSRYEAAALGGVPGLRVSGPGAGGERILLYFHGGGYVMGAPRTHRAMLARLSQLTTRVAYLPDYRKAPEHPFPAAVEDALAAYRALIEQTPADRVVMGGDSAGGGLVLALLSEICRIGLPQPGATFVFSPLTDMTFSGASFQQNAQADVMLPTVRAKDMQQMYLAGHDPRDPRASPLFANFKGAGPVWLSVGDTEILLDDTRRMAGHLTQEGVSVKMTVEHDLPHVWPIFQRLMPEADATLRALADWLNSR; encoded by the coding sequence ATGAGCTTGCGGGCGCGATTGATCAACCGCGCCTTGCGGTTGATCGAGAAGCCCCGTTTGACGCGCTGCCAAGAACCCGAATCGTTGCGGCGTGGGTTTGAGCGCAATGCGTGGCTCTGGTTCCACGGGCCACGGGGCAGCCGTTATGAGGCGGCCGCACTGGGCGGCGTGCCGGGGCTGCGGGTAAGCGGGCCGGGCGCGGGCGGCGAGCGGATTTTGCTTTATTTTCATGGTGGTGGCTATGTCATGGGGGCGCCCCGGACACATCGGGCAATGCTGGCGCGACTGTCGCAATTGACCACCAGGGTGGCCTATCTTCCTGACTATCGCAAGGCGCCGGAACACCCGTTTCCAGCGGCGGTGGAGGATGCGCTGGCCGCTTACCGGGCGCTAATCGAGCAAACCCCGGCAGACCGCGTTGTCATGGGCGGCGACAGCGCCGGTGGTGGGCTGGTGTTGGCGCTATTGAGTGAGATTTGCCGTATCGGCCTGCCGCAGCCGGGGGCAACATTTGTATTTTCGCCGCTCACCGACATGACTTTTTCCGGAGCATCGTTTCAGCAAAATGCGCAGGCCGATGTGATGCTGCCGACGGTGCGGGCAAAGGATATGCAGCAGATGTATCTTGCGGGGCATGATCCGCGTGATCCACGCGCGTCACCGCTTTTCGCGAATTTTAAAGGCGCGGGGCCGGTTTGGCTGTCGGTTGGGGACACGGAAATACTGCTTGATGACACGCGGCGGATGGCGGGGCATCTGACGCAGGAGGGTGTCAGCGTGAAAATGACGGTTGAGCACGATTTGCCGCATGTCTGGCCGATCTTTCAGCGCCTGATGCCGGAAGCAGATGCTACATTGCGCGCACTGGCCGACTGGCTCAACTCTCGCTGA
- a CDS encoding YifB family Mg chelatase-like AAA ATPase translates to MVARAYTVAFEGVEARPVEVQCAVTPGLPGFSIVGLPDKAVSEARDRVRTALSSLSIALPSKRITVNLSPADLPKEGSHYDLPIALALLAALEILPSDAVEAITALGELSLDGALMPVVGALPAAMSAAETNRALVCPRASGAEAAWVEAAQVIAPATLADAVRHFTGQSPLPSAIPGEVTNTVHARDLRDVKGQERAKRALEIAAAGRHHMIMVGTPGSGKSMLAARLPTILPPLSATEALETSMIHSLSGLLDEGGISRTRPFREPHHTASMAAIVGGGRSARPGEISLAHNGVLFMDEFPEFPRTVLETLRQPIETGEVVVSRANAHVRYPCRFLLMAAANPCKCGYLPDPARACTRAPLCGQDYLGRISGPLMDRFDLRIEVPPVAYSDLDLPPSGDTSAEVAARVATARAVQASRFADAPAARLNADAEGALLDDIATPDADGRALLIRVAEKMGLTARGYHRVLRVARTIADLDGAEHVRKPHIAEAVSYRLTTFSES, encoded by the coding sequence GTGCAATGCGCCGTAACCCCCGGCCTACCGGGGTTTTCCATCGTCGGCCTGCCCGACAAGGCCGTGTCAGAGGCGCGCGACCGCGTGCGCACAGCCCTTTCATCACTCTCCATCGCGCTGCCCTCAAAACGCATCACCGTCAATCTCTCCCCCGCCGATCTGCCAAAAGAAGGCAGCCATTACGACCTGCCCATCGCGCTGGCCCTGCTAGCCGCTCTCGAAATCCTGCCCTCGGATGCGGTGGAAGCAATTACAGCCTTGGGTGAACTTTCGCTCGATGGCGCGTTGATGCCGGTGGTGGGTGCCCTGCCCGCCGCAATGAGCGCGGCAGAAACCAACCGCGCGCTGGTCTGCCCGCGCGCCTCCGGAGCAGAAGCCGCATGGGTCGAGGCAGCACAGGTCATCGCTCCGGCCACGCTGGCCGATGCGGTGCGCCATTTCACCGGCCAGTCCCCCCTGCCGTCCGCCATACCGGGTGAAGTCACTAACACGGTGCACGCCCGTGACCTGCGCGACGTCAAGGGCCAGGAACGCGCCAAGCGCGCGCTTGAAATTGCCGCCGCCGGGCGCCATCACATGATCATGGTCGGCACGCCTGGCTCTGGCAAATCCATGCTGGCCGCGCGCCTGCCCACCATCCTGCCGCCGCTCTCCGCCACAGAGGCGTTAGAGACCTCGATGATCCATTCGCTTTCCGGTCTGCTCGATGAAGGCGGCATCTCCCGCACTCGCCCGTTTCGTGAACCGCACCATACCGCTTCGATGGCCGCCATTGTCGGCGGCGGGCGCTCCGCCCGGCCCGGCGAAATCAGCTTGGCACATAACGGCGTGCTCTTCATGGATGAATTCCCCGAATTCCCGCGTACCGTGCTGGAAACCCTGCGCCAGCCGATCGAGACCGGCGAGGTCGTCGTCTCGCGCGCCAATGCGCATGTGCGCTACCCGTGCCGTTTTTTGCTGATGGCCGCCGCGAACCCCTGCAAATGCGGCTATCTCCCCGATCCGGCCCGCGCCTGCACCCGCGCGCCGCTGTGCGGGCAGGATTACCTCGGCCGCATCTCCGGCCCGCTGATGGACCGCTTCGATCTGCGCATCGAGGTGCCCCCCGTCGCCTATAGCGATCTCGACCTGCCGCCCTCAGGCGACACCTCCGCCGAGGTCGCGGCGCGTGTCGCCACAGCCCGCGCGGTGCAGGCAAGCCGTTTCGCCGATGCGCCCGCCGCCCGGCTCAATGCCGACGCCGAAGGCGCGCTGCTCGATGATATCGCCACCCCCGATGCCGACGGGCGCGCCCTGCTGATCCGCGTGGCCGAAAAGATGGGCCTTACCGCGCGCGGCTACCATCGCGTGTTGCGCGTGGCCCGCACCATCGCCGACCTCGACGGGGCGGAACATGTCCGCAAACCCCATATCGCCGAAGCGGTCAGCTACCGGCTCACCACTTTCAGCGAGAGTTGA